The Methyloceanibacter sp. wino2 nucleotide sequence CGCCCTCCTGAGCCAATTCGGACTTGGCGCCGAGGTTGAAGCGGTACTCGATGCCGGTATTGGGCGCCCACGCAGAACACGTGACCCGCACGACGCCTTTGTAAGTGTCGTTGCACTGGTTGCGGATGCGGAAGGTCTTGCCTTCCGGCGAAAGCTGGATCCGCAGGCAATGCGGGGGCACTTGCTCGCAAGACGCCTCGGTCTCGTCCGTACTGTCGGAACTCGATGCCAGGGCCGCCGTCCACTGTTTGCGGGCCTTGGCTGCACTGGCCAGATGCTCAAGCACTTCCGGGACGACGATATTTGGGGCGTCGAGCATCAGATTGTGGCCCGCGTTGAGCGTGCGCAGGCGATACGGACCGTCCATGTAATTTGCCGTCGCCACCGCAGAAGCGCGGCTGAAGGCGCCGTCTTCCTCGCCCCACAGGAACAAGGTCGGGGGGCGCACCTTGCCGGCAGGATCCAACGAGCGGAACTCGAAGGCGCGGTACCAATCCAGCGCCGCGTGGATCGCGCCGGGCTCGCCGAATACGCGGCGATATTCGGCCACTTGGTCTTTGGGATGCCGCGACCACTTCCAACGCGTGAGCAGCGCGGCTTGGTCGAAGCTCATGGCGAGTTCGGGAAGCACCGGCAGGCGATAGAACAGGACGTAGCTGCTGGCCGGCCATTGCGGGCTCGGATTCGACAGCGCCTCGGAGAGCGCCAGCGGATGCGGCATGGCCAGCGAGGTGAGGCTCAGCACGCGTTCGGGATAGCGATCGGCCAGCGTCCAGGCGATGGCTCCGCCGAAGTCGTGGCCGATAACGTGGAACTTCTCGAAGCCCGCCGCGTCCGCGACGGCCAGGACGTCGTTGGCGAGCTTGCCCTTGGTGTAGTCGTTCTCCAGCCGCGGACGTGCGCCGGGACTGTAGCCGCGCTGGTCGAAGGCGATGGCGCGGTAACCGGCCTTCTGGAGCGCCTCGAGCAGCGGCTCCCACATGATCGAGGTTTCGGGAAAGCCGTGCAGCAGGATCACGCCTTCGCCGTCGCGATTGCCGCTGCCGGCGACACGGGCCCGGAACGTCATGTTGTTGGCGCGGATGCGCACGAGACCGTTCTCGTCCCCGTCGAAGAGGGGGAGGGCCTCGGTCATCGCGGCGTGACAGTCGGGGCAAGACGGCGCCAGCACGAGCCTGTCGATCCCATAGGCCGCCGTGAAGGGAAGCAGCACCAAGGCAGCGATCAGCCAGACTTTCTTCAGGTAGGTCATAGCGCCCTTTGGCCCGCCGGTGCGGGCCAGACAAGGATTCAGTTTGGAAGATCAATGGCGAATCATCACCGAATTGTAAACGTGCACCGGTGTCCGCGCATCGGGGCCGGATTTGCTCCGCCGCACGCCGCCAATGACTCAGCCCCAAGGTCGGCGCCTTAAGCCGGGACCAGGGCGGGTTCCCCTTCGACCGTGATCTGGAAGTCCTGTCCCTCCCAGTTGCCGCTTTCGGGCCAGTAGAGGGTGAATTCGACCGTGTCGCCGGGGTTCAGCGCCTCGGTCGGCAGCTTCGCCACATGGACGCCGAGCAGGGTGTCTTCCGTCTCGACGTCGTGGATATTGTGCCACCCGTTGGTGCCGTAATGGACCAGGGCCGGCGCGGTCACGGCGATGTAGAGTGACCGACCCGAGCCGATCCGGGTCGGCTTGTAGCGCGGCCCCCAGATCTCATAGTCGATGCGGGGGCGGACGCCCTGATACCGCGCCCAGGCGGCCTGCGGCCGGTCGACTGGACGCCCCGCGGCCAGGCTGTGGCACAGCTTGGCGAACTCCGCGTGGGTCCAAACGAGCGGCATGGCCGAGCCGCTCGGCTTCCCCGGATAGAGGTCGTATTCGGGAATCGGGTCCGTGTCCCAGACCTGCTCGGGCATGAGGCCGACGTCGTTCGACATGGCCATCATCGCCTGCACGTACGGCATGACGTCCTCGCCGGCGCAGACCGCATAATGACCGCGCTCACCGGTCAGAAGCGGCCAGCCGCGACCATGCCCGGTGCCGTCGAAGCCTGTGCCGTCCGTGTGTTCGCCATAGCCGTCATTGTTGTAGCGATGCCAGACCGGCCCCTCGGGCGTATCGGTCTTCAGGAGATGGTCCATCGCCTTGATCGTATCGAGGATGAAAGGATTGTCCGCTTCGCGCAGCCCATAGCGCACGAGCTGCAGGCAGTCGGTCGACACCTGGCCGCTGGCCGGCAGGTTCGGATCCCGCGACAGGTTCTTGATGACCACCGGCGCGTTGGCCGCGCCCGGCGTGCCGAGGACATCCAGCGGGACGGTCCGAATGAAGTAGCCCTTGATGCCGAGCTGGTCGGCCAGCGGGGTCCCGCGCACGAAGGCCCAGTCCTCGAGCTTGGCGTTCCAAAAGTCCGCGACCCGGAGCACATGCGCCTTCGCAGCGCCATCGAGATAGCGGGAGGCCTCCACAAGCGCGGAGATGGCCACCGCGATGGTGAACATGTTGAGGCCGGAGTCCTCCTCCCAGCGGTCCTGGTCCGTGGTGGGGCCGGCGCGGCAGATGAAGCCCGCAGCACGGGCGATCATGGTGCGCACTGGGATATCGTCGAGGGCGCCGTGACTTTCGAGCGCCGCCGCCAGCAGGATGGGGAAGGCGGCCTCGTCGAGCTGAATGCCTTGCCAGAAGGGGTGGCCGCCGAGCCATTGGTTCTGGAACCAGTGCCCGTCCGTATGCTGCGTCGCCATCAAATAGCGCAGGACCTCGCGCGCGTCGCGGAACGAGCCCATGGCGACAAGCGCGCCGGCGGTCTCCACGAGGTCGCGGGGCCAGACGAGGTGGTAGCCGCCCCGGCTGGTGCTCGTGTCGCCCCACGGAATTGAGAGCGAGGCGATGGCCGCGCCGCGGAAGGTCTGGTCCTGGTGGACCTTGATGACTGTCGCACAGAGCGCGAGCCGCTCGTCGATCTTGCCGCCGAAGGTCGCCGGCCGCCGTTGGCGCAGCCAGTCCTGCCAGGCGAGCGTGTTCTCCCGGACCTCTTCGTCGAAATTGTCCATGATGGCCGACGCGGAGAGCGTGGCGGCGGCTTCTTTCGATGCACCGAAGCCAAGCGAGAGCCTGCCAGTGCGCGTCAGTTCGCCCATCAGCGACACGGCGCCGGGTCCGGCCTCGTCGTAGAGCCAGCCCATCTGGCCGTTGTGATTGAAATCCTGCCAGCCGTCGCTCACGCCGAGGCAGCCGACGGAGCGCTTGCCAAAGGCATCGGAGCCGTCGTCGCGGACAGCCGTCAGCGCAAGCGCGAACCGGTCCTGCTCCGCCCAAAGCACGTCGTGGCCGTCATGGTGGCCCGCATATGCCACGTTGTTCTCTGCGTTGTCGCCGAGCCGCGCCGCCAAGAGCACGTAAGGCTTCAGGGTCGGGTCGCCTTCGAGCTTATAGCGGATCAGCAGCACATCGCGCTGCTGCGAGGGGGACACCTCCATCGTGAAGGTGAAGCGCGGGTGGCGGTGGGTCACGGTCGCCGAGGGCACGCCCGGCGCCGCGAGCTCGACCGTGTAATCGCCGTTGCGGCGAAGCTCGACCCAGAAGCCGCTGCCGTCGGCGACGATGAAGCCGAGGTCCTTGATCTGGGGAATGTCGATGCGCGGGTAGTAGAGCTCCGTCACGATGCCTTGCGCGAGGGTGTACCAGAGCCGGGACGAGCCGAGGCTCCTGCCGACGATGTCCTTGCGGGCCGGGGCCCAGGTGGGACGGCAAGGGCCGTTTGGTGCTTTCATTGGGGTCTACCGCTTCTTGGGGGAATGTCCCGTGGCTGCATGGTGCCGGCGCGCATTCTGAAAAAACGCATGGTGATCGAAGGCGGCGATACTGGCAATCAAGTCCTTCGATAAGATGACACGAAATCGGGCATGCGCCGCCTTGCGCGGGTTAACGGCGGAGGATCGGGTAGGCTTGGGTGTGGAGGAAGTCCTGGCTCCGGACCGGCTCGTGGCAGCCGAGGCAGTCCTTGCGGTAGTCCGTCGTCACGGTCTTTTCGGTCTCCTCGCCCTCGAAGAAGGCCCAGCCCCAGCCATCGCCCCATAGCGGCGAGTTCTTGGCGTTCCGGTTGGTCGAGTCCCTGACCAGCACGAAGCGTCCTTTGAGGTGGTCCGCGTAGCTCACTGTGCCTGTGGTCATTTCTTCGGTCTTTGTCAGGAAGGAGTCCTTCACCAGGACCGTACCGTCGGGGAAGGTCCCGGTCTTCCGGTAGGCCTCGACGGCCTCCCTCGGCGCATAGACGTCGTGAAGGCCCTTGGCGCCATCGTCGGGATCGTCCGCCCGCAGCGAGAAGGCCCCCAGGAAGACCCATTCGAGCCTGTAGTCGACTTCGGGCACGCGCAACAGGCGCTCGAGCGATGCCGCGGTCAGGGGTTCGGCAGTAACGGGGCCGGTTGGGAACAGCGAAGCGGACAGAATCGGCGTCACGAACAACGCTGCGATGAGTAACCGTTTCATTGGCCTGTTCCTCTTACCTTGGAGGGAGTCCCAGCCGCTGCGGCCCTGAAAGCCTTCTGGTCCCAGAGTTCGAGTTCAGCACCGATCGATCAACAAAAGGTTGAAACGCGCGAGGATATATGGACCAATCAGTCTATAAAAAAAGATAATCGCTCCGGGGGAAGCGATGGGACGGCCAAGAGAATTCGACATCGACAAGGCGCTCGATCGCGCCATGGGGGTGTTCTGGCAGAAGGGCTACGAAGGCGCATCGCTGCAGGATCTGCTGAGAGCGATGAAGATTGCCCGCGGCAGCCTGTACAAGGCCTTCGACGACAAGCACAGCATCTATCTCGCGACGCTCGACCACTACGACAAGACGGAAGTGGAGACCGGGATCACGTTCTTGAGCGATCCGGCCGCGGGTGACGGGCTGGCCAAGATCCGGACCATGCTCGAGGGCGTGAAGTCCGACAAGGCGCGCCGTGGTTGCTTCATGTGTAACGCGGCTATCGATCGTGCGAGTCTCGACACCGACGTCGAGACCAAAGTCAGCGCCATGCTTCATCGGTTGCAGGAGGCAATCGCTACGGCGCTCAAGCAGAGCCGGCGCGGTTCGCGCTGGTCGGAAACGCGGCGGACGGCCACGGCGGCATCCGTCCTGAATGCGTATATGGGGCTCCGCGTTCTGGCCCGCGCCGGATATTCCGCTAAAGCCCTGCAAGCCATCATCGACAAGACACTCGACGCGATCTAGCTGCACGTAGGGCTGCATCTTGCGCTCACGGGGCGATCACGGATTAGTTATAGACCAATTGGTCTATAAACACGCGTATGTGAGTTGTTGTTAATTGAACGAACGGTCCCAAACCCAATATGACTGGACGTACCGAGACACCAACGGCTCGGAACCAACTCACGCGAAGGAGAATGACAATGCTGAAGACGATTCTGATTTCCCTGGCCCTGGTCACTGCGGGTGTTGCGCCTGTTGCGGCCGAAGGCTTCCCGAACCCCTACCAGACGAATTTCGACCGCTAGGACAAACCCGACACTGCCGCTCCTCCCAAGGCAGACCGTCAAACTACATCTCAAAGGAGAATGACAATGTTGAAGACGATCCTGATTTCCCTGGCTTTGGTCACTGCCGGCGTTGCGCCTGTCGCGGCCGAGGGCTTCCCGAACCCCTACCAGACCAACGTTGACCGGTAGGCAGGACAGAGAGGGTGATCGCTATTCCCTCCCGGCGATTACCCTCTTTCCTTTTGCGCCGGGCGCCCGTGGGTGTCCGCAGGCCTAATAGACCGAGTCGAAGAGGTCGTAATAGGAGAGGTCGAGATAGCCGGCGTAAATGCCCCGGTGCTTCTCGTTCCAGTTCGTGAACCAGTCGTATGTCTCCCAGAATCGCGGGCTGTTGCGCAAGATCCCGTAGCGGTCGCGCAGGCGATTCCAGTCCCTCAGAGTCTGAACGTCGCGCAAGCGGCGCAGGAAGTCGCCGGACTGGGCGAGATCCATTTCAAGAAAATAATTCGGGAAGCCGCCCACGATGGTCGGGTAGATGCTCATCGTATAGAGGTGCGGCAGCTTCTCGCCGTTCTGAAACAGGATCGTGTCCTGGGTTTCATAGACTCGATTAGCGATGAGCGAATAGACCCGCGCATGTCCTTCCGGATCGTTGAGCCGCAGGATGATCACGCTCGGCAGGAAACGCGGGAACTTGTAGGTGCGCGTTTGCGTGAGCAGCGATGCGGCGGCAACCCACTCGTCATAGCTCGTGATCGGATCGTCCAGCGAGACCTTCGGCTTCACGTGCGGATTCAAGAGGTCCGGCGGACCGCTGACCGTCTCACCCATATGCTCCTGAAGATCCTCGACGAGGCTGACTATGGGATCGCGGGCGGATGTCTTGACTTGCGTCGGCTGCTCCTCGCCGGCGAAAGGCTCGAGGGCGAGCGCCACTTGGCCGAGGCCTTGCGTCCACTCATCGCGGTACTTTTGGCGTTCTCCTTCCGGAAGCAGCAAAAGGAAGTTGTCCTCGAACTCCTGGCGCAAATAGTTGAAGAAGATGAGCGTCTCCAGCTTGGGAATGTCTCCCGACCAATATTCGAAGTTGGCGACCGTGTCGTAATAGATGCGCTCGAAGCCGCTGTAGTCCATCAGCCACAGCGTGCGCGGAATGCCGCCCTGCCGGCCCTTCATGACCGAGACGTTCGATTCGTGACGCAGGACGGTGAGCCAGGCGTTGTCGTTGGTCTTGTCGCCGTTCCAAACCGCGTCGATCGTGTATCCCTTGGGCCGAAGCTTTTCGAGCGCGGCCCCATAGGCCTGCTCATACGCGTCGTTTCCGAACAGGGACCGGTCCATGAAGGTGTCCCAGGTCTGAAGCCCAAGCTTTGGGTCGCGGACGGATACGTCGTATTTGGGATCGACGAAGAAGACCCAAAACTGGTCTTTCACGGCATAGGTCGCGGTTTGCCCGAGGCACACGGGGCCGTAGGTGATGCCCGATACGATCAGCTCCGAATTCTCCAGCAGAAAGCGATAGCGCGCTTCGACGGGGATCGCTTCGTAGACCTTGAAGGGATTGCCGAGATCCCAGGGCGCGTCGTGCTTCCCGTCGAGATGGATATGCTTGCCCCAGTCGTGAGCGAGGAACAGCTTCTGAAGGCGTTCGATATCCGCGTTGCTCAGCTTCCAGACGAAGTGGTTCTTCTGAACACGCGGGGTCGTGACTTTCTGTAGGCGATAGTAGAAGCGATCCACGCCCGCGTACTTGTAAGGGTTCGTGTAGGGAAAGGGCGTGTCGATGACGTCGACGTGCGCCGGCGGGTTCTGGCTCGCGTCCCCCGGCGGGGTCGTTGACCGTACAAGCCGGAAGTAGTCGCCGGGACTTTCTTCCAGGACGATCATCGACAGGTACAAATGGTCGAATATGTAGCGGGAGACAAGCTGAGACCGTTTATCGTCCGCGTTGAAGAAGTCCTCCCAGGCGCGCACCGCTTTCGGGTCGGCGACCATGTCTTCTTTGCGCTTCTCGGCATCCGTCGGGCCGGGCGCGTTCGCGGCGACCCAGTCCCGCAGCGTCTCAATGTCTTTGCCGGCAAGCGCCGTCAGTCCGAACGGCATGCCGATCGCGGGGTTCGTGTCGATTTGCTGCGACAGTGCCTCCGGCGTCGCGGGGCACCGATGCTCGTAGCGCTTGGCGTAAAGCGGCATCAGGGCCTTCCGGGAAAACCCCGGCGTGTTGTGTTTGGCGCCCGCCTCGATCACCTGAGTCAGCATAGACCGGGACAGGTTCTCTTCGCGGGAGCCGCCCCGGGACAGCACAGGAAAAAAGCCGCGCTTGCGCCACTCTTCCGTGGTCTTGACCACGTCCATGTCGGTACGTGCATACGCGTTGAGATGGTTGGAATAGGGGTTCTTGCCGAACCCACCGCGCTCGAGTCCGCGAAACGACGAGAGTTTCAGATTGCACGGGGAGCCGAGACAGCCATGGCAGGCCACGCACCTCTTGTTGAAGAGGGGCTGGATGTCGTGGATGTAGCTTGGAACGTTGGCTTCGGCGTCGGCCGTGGTAGGAGTGGCCTCCTCCGCGGCGCTTGCCGTGGCGAACAGCAATGCCAGGCTTAAGGCGATCAAGCGTCCGACTTCGCGCATGGTGAGTCTCCCGCCCGATAGATTGCTCGATGAGATTCGCGCCGACCCCTTCATGCTCGCTCCGTCTAGTGCGTTGCCCCTGCCTTGGTCGCGGTCTTCTTCGACGCCGCTTTATTTTCGGAATTGGTGCGCTGCTCGACCGGCCTGCCGTTACGTCCGAGATTACAGGCGCTGTTGACGAGCGCGAGATGCGAGAAGGCTTGAGGGAAGTTCCCGCATAGCCGTTTGGCGTCCGTGTCGTATTCCTCGCTCAAGAGCCCGAGATCGTTGGCGAGGCCGATGAGCCGCTCGAACAGCGCAATCGCGTCCTTCTCGCGCCCCATCATCAGATAGGCGTCAACAAGCCAGAAACTGCAGGCAAGGAACATGCCTTCGCCGGGCGGGAGCCCGTCATTGGCTTTCGAGGTGTCGTAGCGCTGAACGAGGCCGTCCTTCATCAGCGTCTTCTCGATCTGCTCGACCGTTCCGACTATGCGCGGGTCCGTCGCCGGCAGAAAACCCATGGCGGGAATGAGCAGCAGGCTGGCATCCACCTCTGTGGAGCCGTAGGAGCGCACGAAGCTGTTTAGGTCCGCGTTGTAGCCCTCTTCGCAAACCTGCTTGTGGATCGCCTCGCGAGTCTTGCGCCAGCGCTCGATGGGGCCGTCCAGCTTGAAGCGCTCGGCGCTGCGGATGGTGCGATCGAAGGCGACCCACGCCATGACTTTCGAATAGACGAATTGCTCGGGGCCGCTGCGGACTTCCCAAATGCCTTCATCGGGTTTGTGCCAGACGTCCTCCACCTGCTCGATGATCGCAAGCTGGAGGTCCCACCCGGATTGAAGAGGCGCCAGTCCACCCTTTCGGGCCTGATGCACGGCATCGAGCATTTCGCCGTACACGTCGAGTTGCACCTGATCGTGCGCGGCGTTGCCGATCCGCACGGGCGTCGAGTTCTCGTAGCCCTTGAGCCAAGGCAGCTCGACCTCGTACAGCCTCCGCTCGCCCGCGATGCCGTACATGATCTGCATCTGCTTCGGACTGCCCGCGACGGCGCGCAGAAGCCATTCGCGCCACGAGCGCGCCTCGTCGTAGTAGCCGGTGTTCATGAGGGCGAGCAGCGTCAGGGTCGCATCGCGAACCCAGCAGTAACGGTAGTCCCAATTGCGCGGGCCGCCGAAGTGCTCGGGCAGCGACGTGGTCGCCGCCGCCACGACGCCGCCAGTCGGCTCATAAGTCATTGCCTTGAGGGTGATGAGCGAGCGTTTGACGATGTCGGCGTAGGGGCCCTTCGTCGTGCACTTGGAGGTCCAATTCTTCCAGAACGCCTCCGTGCCATGGATCAAGGACTCGGCGTCGAACTCCACCGGCTCGGGGGTCCACGACTCCGTGTAAGTCAAGGCGAACGACTCCGTCTGGCCCTGCTTCACCTTGAACGTGCCTTTGGTCTTGAAGTTCTCACCGCGCAGTTCGACGGACGACTGCAACACGATCCGGCTTGGACCCGCGATCATCCGCAAACGGCCGTCGGGCATCGTGGTGACCCAGGGCACGGACTCGCCATAGCCGAAACGCACGATGAGTTCGCTATCGAGTTCGATCGTGCCTTTCTCGCCGACCACAAGCCGGATGACGTTGGGGTGCTTCTCGCACGGATACATGAAGTCGATGAGCGTCGCGGCGCCGGTCTTCGTCTCGAAGCGCGTCTCGAGAATCAGCGTGTCGGGACGGTAGCGGCGTGTGACCTTCGCATTCGGATCGGTTGCCGCGATCTGCCAGCGCCCGTTGTTTTCGTCGCCGAGCAGGCTCGCGAAGCAAGCTTCGGAATCAAAACGCGGCAGGCACAGCCAGTCGATGGACCCGTTCCTGCCGACGAGCGCGGCCGTCTCGCAATCCCCGATCAGGGCGTAGTCTTCGATGGGAAGAGCCATGGCGGTGCGACTCTAAAGCCCGGGACTCGACTGCATCAAGCCGCCATCGACGATCACAGAGGTGGCGGTCATATAGCTCGCGCCGTCGCCGGCCAGGAAGGAAACGACGGAGGCGATCTCCTCCGGCTTCGCCATGCGGCCGAGCGGGATCGCCGCGTCCAGCTTCTTGAGCTTCGCGGGATCGTCCATCGTGCTCGTGTTGATCGGTGTCTCGATCGCGCCGGGTCCGACCCCGACGATCAGGATATCGTGCGGTGCGAGCTCGACGCCCGCGGTTCGCGTGAGCATCCGCATGCCGCCCTTGGAAAGGCAGTAGGCCGTATTGCCCGGCATCGGCCAGTCCTCATGGACCGAGGTGATGTTGATGATCCGTCCGCCGTTGCCCTGGCTGATCATCTGTTTGGCGGCGAGTTGCGTTGCGAAGAACGCACTCTTGAGATTGATGTTCATGACGGCGTCGTATTGGTCTTCGGTGGTGTCCAGTACCGACGTCCGGGTCTCGATGCCGGCGTTGTTCACGAATATGTCGAGCTTGCCGAATTTGGCGACCGCGCCCCCGATCAATTTCTCCAAGTCGGGGACCTTGCTGACATCGGCGTCGATACCGATGCACTGGTCACCGAGCGCCGCGACCTTCTGTTCGAGCGCGTCCGTGGCTTCGGGGTGGGCGACGTAGTCGATCACGATGTTCACGCCATGCTTGGCGAGCTCGAGAACGATCGCCTTGCCGATGCCCGTATTTCCGCCAGTAACGATCGCGACCTTGTTCTTCAGGGGCATTTACAGTCTCCAATTCAGGGAAGGTTTTTCACATTCCACTAACGCTGTAACCGGAACGATATGAACGCGAGGTCAAATGGTCGGCATCCAAACTAGACATCGCGGATCGCATCGGCAACGGTGCTGACGCGTAAAAACCGCGCGAATCAACAAGTCCACCACCGGACTATCCGACTCACACGTTAAAGGAGTGCATCATGTCCGCCCAATATGACGTGATCGTAGTGGGGAGTGGTGCCGGGGGAGCGAGCGTCGCCTACAAGCTCACGCTCGCGGGCAAGCGGGTGCTCCTGCTGGAAAAGGGGCCGTATCTTCCGCGCAATTCCTCGACCCTGGACGTGCGCAGAGTCTTCATCGACGGTGTGTTCAAGAACCACGTGCCGTGGCTCGACAGCAAGGGGCGCGAATTCGTCCCGGGCGAGTTCTACAATGTGGGCGGTAAGACGAAATGGTATGGCGCGGCGCTGTTTCGCTTTCGCCCGGTGGAGTTCGAGGCGGAGCCGGATTTCGACTTGCTCGGCTGGCCGTTCGGCTACGAGGAGTTGGAACCCTATTACGACGAAGCGACCGAGTTCCTGCGGATCACCACGTTCAAGAACGAGCCGCAGCTTCAAGCTCTGCTCGACAAGATCACGACGGCGGATCCTGGATGGGAATTGCATCAGCTTCCGCTCGGTCTGTCGCACGACATCGTCAATCACCCGGAAGAAGAAAAACACTTCGACGGTTTCGCATCGCCTTCGGGATTGAAGTCGGATTCGGAACGCAACCTGATCGACCACATTCGCGACAAGCCGAACCTCAAACTGATCGCGGGCGATCCCGTGTCGGCGCTCGTGTCTGCGCCGGGCGATGCCCGCAAGATCATCGGTGTTCAGTGTGCGGACGGGTCGACCTACGAGGCCAACACCGTCGTGCTTGCAGCAGGCGCGATGAGCTCGCCACGGATCCTCCAGGACCATTTGCATGCCAACGGCTTCTCGCTCGAGTGCGGCGATCTCGTCGGCGCGAACTTCAAGATGCACATCAACTCCGCGCTGCTCGGCTTTTCGCCGTTCGTGGATCACGACATGCTGCGCAAGACGGCCGTTCTCTATAACGACCGCTTTCCTCACTCTTCGATGCAGTGTCTCGGCTGGATCGATGCCGAGCTGCTCGCGGCCCAGGTTCCTCCGAGGTTCCGAGTTTCGTGGACAAGCTGCTCGGCAAGAGGGCGATCGGCTTCTGGGCCACAACCGAGGATTC carries:
- a CDS encoding FAD-dependent oxidoreductase; the encoded protein is MSAQYDVIVVGSGAGGASVAYKLTLAGKRVLLLEKGPYLPRNSSTLDVRRVFIDGVFKNHVPWLDSKGREFVPGEFYNVGGKTKWYGAALFRFRPVEFEAEPDFDLLGWPFGYEELEPYYDEATEFLRITTFKNEPQLQALLDKITTADPGWELHQLPLGLSHDIVNHPEEEKHFDGFASPSGLKSDSERNLIDHIRDKPNLKLIAGDPVSALVSAPGDARKIIGVQCADGSTYEANTVVLAAGAMSSPRILQDHLHANGFSLECGDLVGANFKMHINSALLGFSPFVDHDMLRKTAVLYNDRFPHSSMQCLGWIDAELLAAQVPPRFRVSWTSCSARGRSASGPQPRIRRARRTGSFQEAPAVGPSWTTASTASRIP